The segment CATCCCGCGCTATTCTTCATACTTAGTATTTTCCCTGTTGCCATATTTATTTATTTCTTTCTTTCCGATCTTGTTTCTGTTCATCATCAGTTATCACGATATGCACTCGTAACGTGGATTGGGTTGATTGGCTTCTTATTGGGTATCATTATATATTCTTCTTTTCATTTATATAAAAGAATTCGAGAAAAATCGTTTTTTCACTTAAATGACGCTTTTTCGATATTTGTTTTACATTCTGCATTTATCATTTCCTATTTTGTTCTTTTCAGTCTTTTTACCCCGTCAACTCCTATTTTCGATTTTATCCCAAATAAGCTTTCTTTTATATGCCTAATCCTTTTATCTCCGGGTGCTTTCGCCGGTTTTGTGATATTTTCAATTTTAACTGAAAGAACAGATAAACTTCCTTTTTCATCGTCTTGGCTACTTAGATTATTTATTTTACCTACTATTTTTTATGTTTCTTTCGTCATTATTTTTCCTCTTATAATCTCACAATTAAAGTTGCTTGGTTTTTGGTTTAATGATACGAATCCCTTTTTTAATGGAATTGAAGTAACGGCATTTATTTTTCATTTTGGTTTAATATTTTTGGGCTTAATTTTTGTTTATTTGCTTTTTCTTTTTGTTCGCTTCGTTTATTTTAGAGTTTTTGAAAATAATGAGCGTTCTTTAATCAATTCTTCACTCTTTCGCTTATTTTTCACCCTTCTTTTACCTATCTTTGGTTTATACCTTAATAACTACATATTCTCAAACCACTCTTATGATGATTCGTTTTCTAATCATTCAGGAATGTTTGGCAATTTTAATCATGTAGGATTTTACTTTTTAGCAACTCTTACCGGAATTATCCTTACATTCTCTTCATTTATTCCTCCTAGTTGGACTTTTTTCAGATTTTTGCTCCTCTCAATTACTTTTTCTTATACCTTATACTTTACTTTGGTATTTCTTCCACTAATCCCGCTTGCTGCATTAGCCATCTTAGCCTTTGGTTTGGGCGGTTTGATGTTTGTTCCATTTGTATTATTCATAATACACTCTTTTCAACTATTTCAAGATTACCGCTTTCTCAGAACTAATTATTCTACTCGCTTTTTATCGCTACTTTATTTCTTTTCCCTATTCATTATTCCACTTATTATTTTTGCTTCAAGTTTCCGAGAGAAAGCAAAATTTGATGAAGCATTTGAATATGTTCTAAATCCTATTGAAGGGAAAGAGTATGCGCTCGATTTAGATAAACTTTACCCCTATTTTCGGGAAGTTCTTGAGTTTGGTTCACGAGATAGAAACTCATTTTATTCTAATAAATCCATTCCTATTATTGAATCAGTTCAATCTTATTTAATTTTCGGTCATACATCATTATTCGATAATCGATTTAGTTTCGTTTATTCTGCTTTATATGGCTCTTCTCATGATAAAATATTTTCCCCGTTAAATGAAAATCCTGCGGCTGTAAAACCCACTATAATTGGCTCTTTAGTTAGTTCCGAATATGACTCGGTGAATGGTTATTGGAAAAGTTGGGTTCATTTGGAAATTCAAGGTGACGAAAGGCTTGGTATGAGCGAGTATCAAACCTCTTTTCATTTACCAGACGGCGCATTAATTTCAAATTATTACCTTGATGTCAATGATCGGAGAAAATACGGACTACTTACCGAGCGAAAAGCTGCTTTATTGATTTACAAGGGCATTTTAAGACAGATGCAAGACCCGGGTGTCATTTATATGAATTCTCCTAATTCTTATTCTCTTCGTGTTTTTCCATTTTCAAAATCTGAAATTCGTCGGACGGGTTTCCAAATTTGTCATAAAGAGCCATTCTCTTTTCAAATTGACCAATTAAATATTCAGCTCGCGTCTTCATCTAATTTACCACAAAATCCAATTGAGTTCTCAAATGGAATTTATATTCCTCCATCATATAAAGTTCAATTACCAAAAGTAAATCGATCTCCTTATTTTCATTTTGCCATTGACTGTTCGCGAAATGCAGAATTTATTCTTAAATCGAGTATTCAAGCAATTGATTCCCTACTATCAGCCTATCCCGAATTAGTTCCGAATTCTAAGGTATCATTTGTTGGTTATAAAGTAGAGACTTATGATTTAAGCCAAGTATATGATATTAAGAATAAAGTCCTACTAAAAAATCCTACCTTTGAAGGTGGGTTTTTCTTAGATCGATTAATTAAATCCATTGAGAAAAATTCTATTCAAAACCCGTCTTCTGATAAGTATCCTATTCTTGTTCCACTTACCCGAAATTTTTATAATTCAGTAATATCAAATAGTTATCCATTGTACAAACAACTATTTCCTGAGGCCCCATCATTATTTTTCCATATTCCGGGTAGGCCTTTAGCTGAATATAGTCTTGCGCGCGATTTTCAGTTGGTAAATAGGGAGTGTTTCCCTATTCATTTAGTTAATCGAAGTGTTTATGTTTATAGTAGCCCAAGCCAAGTTTCATACTTTTTGGATGATAAAAAGGAAGGATCGCTCATATTTTTTCCCAATACTCCGCTTTTAGAAAATCATTTATCTCATAATATTTGGGAAGCGGGACTGCAACTTGCTGCATTTTCGGCTTACCTCGAAAATAATAATTCATTCCTTTCAACAGATTGGCATAAAGCTGTGTATTTTTCCGTCACAAAGTCACTTTTAACTTGTTACACCACTTTTATTGTTGTTGAAACAGATGCACAGCAAGCGGAATTGCTCCGTAAACAGAATGAATTGCTTAGTGGAAATTGGTATCACAGTGATGATATGGATCCTATGAGTATGGATGAACCGCTCGTTTTCGAATTTCTTTCTTTCATTTTATCGCTGCTTCTGTTTGGGGTTGCGGCCTATAAACTTTATGTGATGCATCACTTACGAGGGATAAAGTAGCATATAGAAAAACCGAATCAAGAAAATTCATAAGTTCGTTTCTTGATTCGGTTTACTATTTTACACCCCAAGCAATTTAGCGGGGTGCGGCAAAAATTGTGATTCTGAGGTCATGAAAACAATTTTTACCTTTTCCTCTTTTTTGGATTTCAGTAAATAGATTAACTTTCATTTTTGAAAATCCTTAAAATATTTCCTCTTTTTCTACAAAAATTTTATTCGAAGAATATGACGATTCACCTCAATATCGACGAGCATCAAGAAAAGTCGCTTTCTTTAATGGCAAAAAAGCAAGGAATATCTCTTCATGCGTTCATTGAAGAATTGCTTAACAGCTATATTTCAGAAAAGCAAGAAACACTTGATTTGATGAGGCTTTCTGAGCAATCGTTCAAGGAATGGGATAACGAAGCCGATTCCATTTATGATCGATTGTAATAAAGGCGACATCGTTCTTGTACCCTTCCCATTTACGGATTTATCCGCCATAAAACGCCGCCCTGCGCTCATTCTCTCACCGGAAACTTACAATCAAAGCGGCGATGTGGTTATCGCGTTCATTACCAGTAATTTAGAAACACCAAAACGGTTTGGTGACTATTTTATTCAAGAATGGAAAGCGGATTACCTAAGCCTTCATTAATTCGAATGAAATTCGCTACGATTAATCATACGATCATCATCAAAAAAATAGGCAAGTTGCAACAGAGCGATTTGGTAGAATTTGAAAAGATTCTCATAGATTTTTTTAGAGGTTAGTTTGCTTAATCCGTCCAAGAAAATCACATTCTATTTCATTTTGGTTTGAAGCAATTGTTGACAAACTCTAAACGAAACCCTTTTCAGCTAAATTAAAGAGAGACTCTCCCGCATTCCTTTGAGCGACTTACACCCCAAGCAATTGCGCCGTATTGTATTCCCAATTCATCCGTGCGATATTCAGCACCGAAACGCCCATTGGGCATTCGGCTTCGCAGGCTTCAGTATTGGTGCAGTGGCCAAAGCCTTCCTTATCCATTTGTTCAACCATTGCCGTAACGCGCTTTGCCGCTTCAACCTTGCCTTGAGGCAATTTTGCCAAATGCGTGATTTTCGCCGAGGTGAATAGCGCAGCACTGCCGTTTTTGCATGTCGCAACGCAGGCTCCGCAGCCTATGCACGCTGCAGAATCGAAGGCTGATTCGGCGACCTCGTGAGAAATTAAAATGTTATTGGCTTCAGGTGCCGAGCCGGTGCTCGCGGAGATGAATCCGCCCACGGCGATAATGCGGTCAAACCCAGAACGGTCAACACGCAAGTCTTTTCGAATCGGAAATCCTTTTGCGCGAAAAGGCTCAATGTTGATATGATCGCCATCGTTGAACGAACGCAAGTGCAATTGACATGTAGTTATCCCGCTGATAGGCCCGTGCGCTTGGCCGTTGATCATCATTCCGCACTGTCCGCAAATGCCCTCGCGGCAATCGTGATCAAATACTACAGGCCTTTCCCCTTTCTTCACCAATTGAATATTAAGCGCATCGAGCATTTCGAGGAAAGACATATCGGGTTCCATTTTTTCAAGGGTGTAGTCCTTGAATTCCCCTTGCGCTTCCGGGTGAGCTTGTCGCCAAATTTTAAGATGTAGCTTCATTGTTACTCCTTTTACTTCTACTTCAAAAACAAATTCAATTTTCTCTTTTGGTCAAGTCGGGTTGATTGAGCTTGTCGAAATTAACCCGATGGTTGTCGTGCTCACGGTGGTTTCAACCCTTCAACCACTTCATTTTGTGCGTGCTGAAATTCTGAGATTTCTCGCTTCACTCGAAATGACTTGGTTACTGTATGTTGCAAACGACTCGGTGGTTTCGACAAGCCGTGGCCACCTCAATTCTTCGCGCGCTGGAATGAAATATTATTGTCTCGATTTTTCTTATGTCAATCCTTTTGCTTATTCAAAATAATAAGCGCTGCGATCACACCCGGAACCCAACCGCAAAGCGTAAGAATAAACACAATCACAAAACTCCCACAGCCTTTATCGACCACAGCAAGCGGCGGAAATATTATTGAGAGGATGACTCTGATGAGACTCATTTTACTTGAATGGCTATCTTTTTTTCAATTCGATCGGTGGATTCTTCACTTCATCCCCTTCGTTTTGGTACGTGCTGAAATTCTGAGATTTCTCGCTCCGCTCGAAATGACTTGGTTACTGTATGTTGCAAACGACTCGGTGGTTTCGACAAGCTCAACCACCTCGAATTTTACTTATACGACCGTTCAGCGAGTTTCACCGCTTCGAACTCGAGCGACTCGCGATGCAGAATCGGTCCGTTACCTTTATTCCACTCCCACGCTGAAATAAAGCGATAGCTGTCATCATTGCGCTTGGCTTCGCCTTCGCCGGTTTGGAATTCATCGCGGAAATGCGCCCCACACGATTCTTCACGCGTAAGGGCATCGAAGCACATCAGTTCACCAATTTCAAAGTAATCCGCCACGCGCCCCGCTTTTTCCAATTCCACATTCATTGTATCCGGATTTTCAGGAACCATCAAGCGGGTATAGAATTCGTCTTTGAGTTTTCGAATCTCGCGAATCGCGGTTTCAAGCCCTACGCGGTTGCGCGAAAGTCCGCAGTAGTTATACAGCAGCTTCCCGAGTTCCTTATGAAATTCTTCCGCCGTTTTATCGCCTTTGATTGCGACAAACCGATTTAATTGCGCGCGAACTGCCGCCTCAGCTTCATCAAACACGGGATCTTTCGTGCTCACCAAAGGCGTCTTCAATTGTTTCGAGAGAAAATTGGGAAGCGTGTATGGCAGAATGAAGTAGCCATCCACGGAGGCTTGCAAGAGTGAATTGGCGCCTAATCGGTTTGCGCCGTGGTCGGCAAAGTTGGCTTCTCCGGCGGCGAAAAGGCCGGGGATGGTGGTTTGCAAATCGTAATCGACCCACAAGCCACCCATCGTAAAATGTGCTGAAGGTGAAATCTTCATCGGCTCTTCATACGCATCGATGCCGGTGATTTTGCGGTACATATCAAAGAGATTTCCATACTTTTCGGCAATCTTCTTTTTGCCTTGCGCTTTAATGGCGGCGGAGAAATCGAGATAAACGGCATTCTTTTGCGGCCCTACACCAAAGCCGGCATCAATGCGCTCTTTTGCGGCACGCGATGAAATATCGCGCGGGGCAAGATTACCAAACGAGGGATATCGCCGCTCGAGATAATAGTCGCGGTCTTCTTCCGGAATTTGATTCGGATGTCGGCTTTCATCCTTTTTCTTCGGGACCCAAATTCGCCCGTCATTCCGAAGCGATTCAGACATTAATGTAAGTTTCGATTGATGTTCACCCATTTGCGGCAGCGATGTCGGGTGGAATTGAATCCAACTCGGCGAAGCCATAAACGCGCCCTTTTTGTGCGCTCGCCAAATCGCCGAAGCATTGCAACCCATTGCAAGCGTAGAGAGGTAGTAGATTTTTCCGTATCCGCCGGTCGCCAATATGACGGCGTGCGCCGCGTGCCGCTCGATTTCACCGGTAATCAAATTGCGAGCAATCACCCCAACGGCACGACCATCGGAGAGGACGAGATCGAGCATTTCATGACTGTGATTCAATTTCACTGTGCCCGCACCGACTTGTCGCATCAGGGCTTGATAGGCACCGAGCAATAATTGCTGTCCGGTTTGCCCGCGGGCATAAAAGGTACGGCTGACTTGCACACCGCCGAAAGAACGGTTATTGAGATAGCCGCCGTATTCGCGAGCGAAGGGCACGCCTTGCGCCACAGCTTGATCGATGAGCAGCTGCGAGCACTCGGCAAGCCGATACACATTGGCTTCGCGGGCGCGGAAGTCGCCGCCCTTGAGTGTATCGTAAAACATTCGAAAAATGCTATCGCCATCGTTCTTATAATTTTTGCAGGCGTTCACACCGCCTTGAGCGGCCACGCTGTGCGCGCGCCGCGGGGAGTCTTGAAAGCAGAAGGATGTGACATTGTACCCCATTTCCCCAAGCGAGGCCGCGGCAGAAGCGCCGGCGAGTCCGGTACCGATGACAATGACATTGAGTTTTTTTCGATTAGCGGGGCTGACAAGTCCGGCGTGGTCTTTAAAGTATTGCCACTTTTTTTCCAAGTCGCCGGGCGGAATTTGCGCGGCAATCGGTTTGCCTTCGGTGATTCCGAATTCCGGATATTTTAATTCGAGCGGGGTGTTTTCGCGAAGTGCTTCAATAGAAGCCTTGCGTTCTACGGTTTCGGGTGTATTTAATGCGGCCACGGTGTACTCCTCCTGTGGTTTAGTGTTTTGGCAATGCTTTGCCGTTCAAAGTGTCCTTTTTTTCTTGGTGGTTGAGCTTGTCGAAACCACCGTCAATAACCCTTTCATGTCATTCCCGCAAGTCGCTACTGCGACGCGTCGGGAATCGGTGTGCCCTACATGTCATTCCGGCTTGTCCGGAATCTGCGAGCCCTTCATCTTTATGGTGGTTGAGCCAGTCGAAACCACCTTACAATTTTTCTTTTCTCTTGGTGCTCTTTGTGGCTTTTCTCTGCGTCCTCCGTGTTATTGAATTACAAACACAAAGTTCACAAAGGAAGAACTCAAAGGACACTGAGAATTAATCAATTAAAAAAAAAGACATAGCGACTTTTTCATACAATTTTCTCATCACCTCTGTGGTTTTGATAAGCCGAGGCTACTTCTAATTGCCTCGTGCAGGATTACACAGTCCTTAACTTCCTATTTCACCTGCAAAAACGAGAGCACCTTCTCTTGATGCTGAACAAAGAAGACATAAATCGGAATGATGGTGAAGCCGCCGGCAATGATGACGGTATAGGCCACGCCGGCGAATTTCACGGCATTGACATACTTAGGATGATATAGCCCCAAGGTTCGCACTGCGCTGTAAACGCCGTGCAAAAGATGATATCCCATTGCAATCATCGAGACGACATAAAGCACCACATACCAACCGTTGGCGAATAAATTCACAACCGCGCTGTATAAATCCTTTCGACCCCACGCATCAAGTGGCATTGCGGTGAACTTGTAGTAATACCAGAAGTTTTGGAAGTGAACCACAATGAACACAAAGAGAACCGTCCCTAAAACGCCCATCGAGCGGCTATACCACGGGCTGACTTTACTGCGGCTATCGTGCGTGTAATTTCCGCCCGATTTGCGATTGTAAATCGTAATGACCACGGCATAAATGGCATGCGCCAAAATGCTGAGATACAGCACAATCGAGACCACTTTAATCAGTGGGTTACCGGAAAGCAGTTGA is part of the Chloroherpetonaceae bacterium genome and harbors:
- a CDS encoding MSEP-CTERM sorting domain-containing protein, whose protein sequence is MKNQLHPALFFILSIFPVAIFIYFFLSDLVSVHHQLSRYALVTWIGLIGFLLGIIIYSSFHLYKRIREKSFFHLNDAFSIFVLHSAFIISYFVLFSLFTPSTPIFDFIPNKLSFICLILLSPGAFAGFVIFSILTERTDKLPFSSSWLLRLFILPTIFYVSFVIIFPLIISQLKLLGFWFNDTNPFFNGIEVTAFIFHFGLIFLGLIFVYLLFLFVRFVYFRVFENNERSLINSSLFRLFFTLLLPIFGLYLNNYIFSNHSYDDSFSNHSGMFGNFNHVGFYFLATLTGIILTFSSFIPPSWTFFRFLLLSITFSYTLYFTLVFLPLIPLAALAILAFGLGGLMFVPFVLFIIHSFQLFQDYRFLRTNYSTRFLSLLYFFSLFIIPLIIFASSFREKAKFDEAFEYVLNPIEGKEYALDLDKLYPYFREVLEFGSRDRNSFYSNKSIPIIESVQSYLIFGHTSLFDNRFSFVYSALYGSSHDKIFSPLNENPAAVKPTIIGSLVSSEYDSVNGYWKSWVHLEIQGDERLGMSEYQTSFHLPDGALISNYYLDVNDRRKYGLLTERKAALLIYKGILRQMQDPGVIYMNSPNSYSLRVFPFSKSEIRRTGFQICHKEPFSFQIDQLNIQLASSSNLPQNPIEFSNGIYIPPSYKVQLPKVNRSPYFHFAIDCSRNAEFILKSSIQAIDSLLSAYPELVPNSKVSFVGYKVETYDLSQVYDIKNKVLLKNPTFEGGFFLDRLIKSIEKNSIQNPSSDKYPILVPLTRNFYNSVISNSYPLYKQLFPEAPSLFFHIPGRPLAEYSLARDFQLVNRECFPIHLVNRSVYVYSSPSQVSYFLDDKKEGSLIFFPNTPLLENHLSHNIWEAGLQLAAFSAYLENNNSFLSTDWHKAVYFSVTKSLLTCYTTFIVVETDAQQAELLRKQNELLSGNWYHSDDMDPMSMDEPLVFEFLSFILSLLLFGVAAYKLYVMHHLRGIK
- a CDS encoding type II toxin-antitoxin system PemK/MazF family toxin; its protein translation is MIDCNKGDIVLVPFPFTDLSAIKRRPALILSPETYNQSGDVVIAFITSNLETPKRFGDYFIQEWKADYLSLH
- a CDS encoding succinate dehydrogenase/fumarate reductase iron-sulfur subunit, whose protein sequence is MKLHLKIWRQAHPEAQGEFKDYTLEKMEPDMSFLEMLDALNIQLVKKGERPVVFDHDCREGICGQCGMMINGQAHGPISGITTCQLHLRSFNDGDHINIEPFRAKGFPIRKDLRVDRSGFDRIIAVGGFISASTGSAPEANNILISHEVAESAFDSAACIGCGACVATCKNGSAALFTSAKITHLAKLPQGKVEAAKRVTAMVEQMDKEGFGHCTNTEACEAECPMGVSVLNIARMNWEYNTAQLLGV
- a CDS encoding YqaE/Pmp3 family membrane protein, producing MSLIRVILSIIFPPLAVVDKGCGSFVIVFILTLCGWVPGVIAALIILNKQKD
- a CDS encoding fumarate reductase/succinate dehydrogenase flavoprotein subunit codes for the protein MAALNTPETVERKASIEALRENTPLELKYPEFGITEGKPIAAQIPPGDLEKKWQYFKDHAGLVSPANRKKLNVIVIGTGLAGASAAASLGEMGYNVTSFCFQDSPRRAHSVAAQGGVNACKNYKNDGDSIFRMFYDTLKGGDFRAREANVYRLAECSQLLIDQAVAQGVPFAREYGGYLNNRSFGGVQVSRTFYARGQTGQQLLLGAYQALMRQVGAGTVKLNHSHEMLDLVLSDGRAVGVIARNLITGEIERHAAHAVILATGGYGKIYYLSTLAMGCNASAIWRAHKKGAFMASPSWIQFHPTSLPQMGEHQSKLTLMSESLRNDGRIWVPKKKDESRHPNQIPEEDRDYYLERRYPSFGNLAPRDISSRAAKERIDAGFGVGPQKNAVYLDFSAAIKAQGKKKIAEKYGNLFDMYRKITGIDAYEEPMKISPSAHFTMGGLWVDYDLQTTIPGLFAAGEANFADHGANRLGANSLLQASVDGYFILPYTLPNFLSKQLKTPLVSTKDPVFDEAEAAVRAQLNRFVAIKGDKTAEEFHKELGKLLYNYCGLSRNRVGLETAIREIRKLKDEFYTRLMVPENPDTMNVELEKAGRVADYFEIGELMCFDALTREESCGAHFRDEFQTGEGEAKRNDDSYRFISAWEWNKGNGPILHRESLEFEAVKLAERSYK
- a CDS encoding succinate dehydrogenase cytochrome b subunit — its product is MIQLTLLRKLVMALTGLFLCVFLVIHLLGNLQLFLPKEHAQEQFNAYSQLLSGNPLIKVVSIVLYLSILAHAIYAVVITIYNRKSGGNYTHDSRSKVSPWYSRSMGVLGTVLFVFIVVHFQNFWYYYKFTAMPLDAWGRKDLYSAVVNLFANGWYVVLYVVSMIAMGYHLLHGVYSAVRTLGLYHPKYVNAVKFAGVAYTVIIAGGFTIIPIYVFFVQHQEKVLSFLQVK